In Pedobacter sp. SL55, the following proteins share a genomic window:
- a CDS encoding efflux RND transporter permease subunit, producing the protein MFSKFIKRPVLSIVISLVIVFMGVLALIGLPVTQLPNISPPMVNIVAEYPGANNELLIKAVVIPLERALNGIPGMKYMTSYAGNDGECSIQLVFNLGTDADQATLNVQNRVAAVTNKLPPLVIREGIKISRQQPNMLMYVNVFSKDPHMNENFLFNYADINVIPELKRVDGVGFADILGNREYAMRIWLKPDKMLAYKISSEEVLEALNNQSFEASPGKTGEASGKRSESFEYVLKYPGRFTKEADYKNIVLRASANGELLRLKDVADVEFGSAMYDLYSHINGKPSAAIVLKQSYGSNAQEVIENVKKRLEEIKAENFPKGMDYEISYDVSKFLDASIEKVVHTLIEAFILVGLVVFIFLGDWRSTLIPAIAVPVSLIGSFIFMQFFGITLNLITLFALVLAIGIVVDDAIVVIEAVHAKMEADKRLSVLKATQLALTDIGGAIIAITFLMASVFIPVAFMSGPVGVFYRQFSITMATSIILSGVVALTLTPALCAIMLKKHSANHEKKKSIIDKGLDAFNNWFFKLTGRYQKVMNKVVTRKLAIFGTLGLFCVATYFLSNSVPSGFIPNEDQGMIYAIIQTPPGSTLERTNQISEKLEKICEEIEGVSSVSALAGYEVLTEGTGANSGTCLINLKDWKDRKNTAQDIIKELEEKSKDMPGAMVEFFQPPAVPGYGAAGGFELRLLDKAGRNNYVEMEKVSKDFVKELNKRPELQSVFTFYSASFPQYMLNIDNDKAQQKGVTPEKALETLSDLIGSNYETNFIKFGRQYKVIVQSLPQYRALPADVMKLYVKNNREEMVPFSAFMTMQKVYGLSEITRHNLYNSAEINGSPAAGYSSGVALKVVEEVAKKTLPRGYGIDWAGISKDESSRGNEAIYIFLICLGFVYLVLAAQYESFILPLAVIVSLPAGILGAFLFLKLFGLENNIYAQVSMVMLIGLLGKNAVLIVEFAAQKHAEGKTILAAAMEGAVVRFRPILMTSFAFIAGLLPLVFASGPGAIGNRTIGSAAAGGMLLGTVFGVIIIPGLYYVFGTIASKRKLIKIEDEHPLTEEIEGNV; encoded by the coding sequence ATGTTTAGTAAATTCATAAAAAGACCAGTGCTATCCATTGTGATATCGCTAGTTATTGTATTTATGGGCGTGCTGGCTTTGATTGGCCTACCCGTAACACAATTACCAAATATATCGCCACCTATGGTAAACATTGTGGCAGAATACCCAGGAGCAAACAACGAGTTATTAATTAAAGCCGTAGTTATTCCGCTGGAAAGAGCTTTAAATGGTATTCCAGGAATGAAATACATGACCTCGTATGCGGGTAACGATGGTGAATGTTCGATACAACTGGTGTTTAATTTAGGTACCGACGCAGACCAAGCCACCTTAAACGTACAAAACCGAGTGGCTGCTGTAACCAACAAGCTACCTCCTTTGGTTATTCGCGAAGGTATCAAAATTAGCAGGCAACAGCCAAATATGCTGATGTACGTGAACGTGTTCAGTAAAGATCCGCACATGAACGAAAACTTTTTGTTCAACTATGCAGATATCAATGTAATTCCAGAGCTGAAACGTGTAGATGGTGTAGGTTTTGCCGATATTTTAGGTAACCGAGAATATGCCATGCGTATTTGGTTAAAGCCAGATAAAATGTTGGCCTACAAAATCTCGTCAGAAGAAGTTTTGGAAGCATTAAATAATCAAAGTTTCGAAGCATCGCCCGGCAAAACTGGGGAAGCATCAGGTAAGCGCTCCGAGTCGTTTGAGTATGTATTGAAATATCCTGGACGTTTTACCAAAGAGGCCGACTATAAAAACATCGTTTTACGAGCAAGTGCCAATGGCGAATTGTTAAGGCTAAAAGATGTTGCCGATGTTGAATTTGGTAGCGCCATGTACGATTTATATTCGCACATTAATGGCAAACCTTCGGCAGCAATTGTATTAAAGCAGTCTTACGGCAGTAACGCACAAGAGGTAATTGAAAATGTAAAGAAACGCCTAGAAGAAATTAAGGCAGAAAACTTCCCCAAGGGGATGGATTACGAAATTAGTTATGACGTTTCTAAATTTTTAGATGCCTCGATTGAAAAAGTAGTTCACACTTTAATTGAAGCTTTCATTCTTGTAGGTTTAGTTGTATTCATTTTCTTGGGCGATTGGCGTTCTACTTTAATTCCCGCCATTGCAGTACCAGTTTCGCTGATAGGCTCCTTTATTTTCATGCAGTTTTTTGGCATTACCTTAAATCTCATCACGCTTTTTGCCTTGGTATTGGCCATTGGTATTGTAGTGGATGATGCCATTGTTGTAATAGAAGCCGTACATGCCAAAATGGAAGCAGACAAACGTTTATCGGTATTAAAAGCAACGCAATTAGCCCTTACCGACATTGGCGGTGCCATTATAGCCATCACATTTTTAATGGCTTCGGTGTTTATTCCGGTGGCATTTATGTCTGGGCCGGTAGGTGTATTTTATCGCCAGTTCTCCATCACAATGGCTACTTCCATCATCCTTTCTGGTGTGGTGGCGTTAACCTTAACACCTGCGCTATGTGCTATCATGTTAAAGAAACACAGCGCAAATCACGAGAAGAAAAAATCAATTATTGATAAAGGATTAGATGCTTTTAACAACTGGTTTTTCAAATTAACTGGTCGTTATCAAAAAGTAATGAACAAGGTGGTTACACGCAAATTAGCCATTTTTGGTACTCTTGGTCTATTTTGCGTGGCTACCTATTTCCTAAGCAATTCTGTACCATCGGGATTTATACCTAACGAAGACCAAGGGATGATTTACGCCATCATCCAAACACCTCCGGGTTCCACTTTAGAAAGAACTAATCAGATTTCTGAAAAACTAGAGAAAATTTGTGAGGAAATTGAGGGTGTAAGTTCGGTTTCTGCATTAGCAGGATACGAGGTCTTAACCGAAGGTACTGGCGCCAACTCGGGTACTTGTTTAATCAACTTAAAAGATTGGAAAGATCGTAAAAACACTGCTCAAGATATCATCAAAGAGTTAGAAGAAAAATCTAAAGATATGCCAGGGGCGATGGTAGAATTTTTCCAGCCGCCTGCGGTACCAGGTTACGGCGCTGCTGGTGGTTTCGAGTTGCGTTTGTTAGATAAAGCTGGTAGAAACAATTATGTAGAGATGGAAAAAGTGAGTAAAGATTTCGTGAAAGAGTTGAATAAACGTCCCGAATTGCAGTCTGTATTTACTTTCTACAGCGCCAGTTTCCCTCAATACATGCTCAATATCGATAACGATAAAGCACAGCAAAAGGGTGTTACCCCAGAAAAAGCTTTGGAAACGCTGTCGGATTTGATTGGTAGTAATTACGAAACCAATTTCATCAAATTTGGTCGCCAGTATAAGGTAATTGTTCAATCATTACCACAATACCGAGCTTTACCCGCCGATGTGATGAAGCTGTATGTGAAAAATAACAGAGAAGAAATGGTTCCTTTCTCCGCATTTATGACCATGCAAAAAGTGTACGGACTTTCGGAAATTACACGCCATAACCTCTACAACTCTGCCGAAATTAATGGTTCGCCTGCTGCTGGTTACAGTTCTGGTGTAGCCTTAAAAGTGGTAGAAGAAGTAGCTAAAAAAACATTACCAAGAGGTTACGGAATAGATTGGGCTGGTATTTCTAAAGACGAAAGCAGTAGAGGTAACGAAGCGATTTATATCTTCCTTATTTGTTTAGGCTTTGTGTATTTGGTGCTTGCCGCACAATACGAAAGTTTCATTTTACCGCTAGCAGTTATCGTTTCCTTACCTGCCGGGATACTTGGTGCTTTTCTATTTTTGAAATTATTTGGCCTAGAAAACAACATTTATGCCCAAGTTTCTATGGTCATGTTAATAGGCTTGCTGGGTAAAAATGCCGTGTTAATTGTAGAATTTGCTGCACAAAAACATGCCGAAGGCAAAACCATTTTAGCCGCTGCTATGGAAGGTGCCGTAGTAAGGTTTCGCCCTATTTTAATGACCTCATTTGCCTTTATTGCAGGCCTACTTCCTTTAGTATTTGCAAGTGGCCCAGGTGCTATTGGTAACCGTACTATTGGTTCGGCGGCGGCCGGCGGCATGTTACTCGGAACGGTGTTCGGCGTGATAATTATCCCGGGCTTATACTATGTTTTTGGCACCATTGCCAGCAAACGTAAACTCATTAAAATTGAAGACGAACATCCATTAACCGAAGAAATTGAAGGCAATGTTTAA